Proteins encoded in a region of the Caballeronia sp. M1242 genome:
- a CDS encoding EAL domain-containing protein produces MRVAPKTTNRQLFNTIWPFLAVVISLLAMAATSLAIMSSVRAYIGGESTWSKGQKDAVFYLARYAQTGDEQAFRQYEDAIAYPLSLKRARLALDRPDPNVPEARAALLASGVYPADVGAVIWVFRTFRRASYFQEAVAYWTAGDLLVDQLADAGRKLRAAVKRGPSARAEVDLLTNEVWNINGSIAPISRAFADVLGSAFRQTAMLLFTVNVVVAVLLVCLSAWYARRFITARLETENALRRSEARAKATLGSIGEAVISVGPSGLVEFINPAAEKLFCREAAACVNRPLGALVTVAREWDRRPVDVIDEALKGAEPEEAGGDLILTNALGKDIVVQAITSLVRDTSDTLTGVVLLLRNMTREREYVSNLAWQATHDGLTGLLNRTEFERRLSTALDPESDVDDSHRAQMLMMLDLDQFKVVNDTYGHAAGDAMLREVALFIEQCLREEDVLGRLGGDEFGALLCNCDKHRAMQIAERLRKDVAAFEWSWETHRLSTSVSIGVVDLRQTGLDVETAMRYGDIACYLAKERGRDRVHLAVPGDKELTRHASEMSWCGRIKDALANDRFCLYAQDIQATDPRAGRHEEPEQHVEILLRMVGERGDIVPPGLFMPAAERYGLMSAIDRWVVRAVFSTLANTPPSDRMQYAINLSGASIGDERFLQFLNEQFAISGVAPSAICFEVTETTAVANLAAAARFIRELKKRGCKFALDDFGAGMSSFGYLKHLPVDYIKIDGGFIKDMLKDAVNRDMVAAINDIGHSMGRLTIAEYVESEAILRALREMGVDFVQGFHVGRPAPWAQHVEPINI; encoded by the coding sequence ATGCGCGTTGCCCCTAAGACGACAAACCGGCAACTGTTCAACACGATCTGGCCGTTTCTCGCGGTCGTCATCTCCCTTTTGGCGATGGCGGCGACGAGTCTCGCCATCATGTCGTCGGTGCGCGCGTATATCGGCGGTGAAAGCACCTGGTCCAAAGGACAGAAGGACGCCGTTTTCTATCTCGCGCGTTATGCGCAGACCGGCGACGAACAGGCGTTCCGTCAATACGAAGACGCGATCGCGTATCCGCTCAGCCTGAAGCGCGCGCGGCTCGCGCTCGACCGGCCGGACCCGAACGTGCCCGAGGCGCGCGCCGCGCTGCTCGCGAGCGGCGTCTATCCCGCCGACGTCGGCGCGGTGATCTGGGTGTTCCGCACGTTCCGGCGCGCGAGCTACTTCCAGGAAGCCGTCGCGTACTGGACGGCGGGCGATCTGCTCGTCGACCAGCTCGCCGATGCCGGCAGGAAACTGCGCGCCGCCGTCAAGCGCGGCCCTTCGGCACGCGCCGAAGTAGACCTCCTCACCAACGAAGTGTGGAACATCAACGGTTCGATCGCGCCGATCTCGCGCGCGTTCGCCGACGTGCTCGGCTCGGCGTTCCGCCAGACGGCGATGCTGCTGTTCACCGTGAACGTCGTGGTCGCCGTGCTGCTCGTCTGTCTGTCGGCCTGGTATGCGCGACGCTTCATCACGGCGCGGCTCGAAACCGAGAACGCGCTGCGACGAAGCGAGGCGCGCGCGAAGGCGACGCTCGGCTCCATCGGCGAGGCGGTGATCTCTGTGGGGCCGTCGGGCCTCGTCGAGTTCATCAACCCCGCCGCCGAGAAGCTCTTCTGCCGCGAAGCCGCTGCGTGCGTGAACCGGCCGCTGGGCGCGCTCGTCACGGTGGCGCGGGAATGGGATCGCCGCCCGGTCGATGTGATCGACGAAGCGCTCAAGGGCGCGGAACCGGAGGAAGCCGGCGGCGACCTCATTCTCACGAACGCGCTGGGCAAGGATATCGTCGTACAGGCGATCACGTCGCTCGTGCGCGACACGTCGGACACGTTGACCGGCGTCGTGCTGCTGCTCAGGAACATGACGCGCGAGCGCGAGTATGTCTCGAACCTCGCGTGGCAGGCGACGCACGACGGCCTCACCGGACTCTTGAACCGCACCGAATTCGAACGGCGCCTCAGCACCGCGCTCGATCCCGAGTCGGATGTAGACGACTCGCATCGCGCGCAGATGCTGATGATGCTCGACCTCGACCAGTTCAAGGTCGTCAACGACACCTACGGTCACGCGGCCGGCGACGCGATGCTGCGCGAAGTCGCGCTCTTCATCGAACAATGCCTGCGCGAAGAAGACGTGCTCGGGCGCCTGGGCGGCGACGAGTTCGGCGCGCTGCTCTGCAATTGCGACAAGCATCGCGCGATGCAGATCGCGGAGCGCTTGCGCAAGGACGTCGCGGCGTTCGAATGGTCATGGGAGACGCATCGCCTGTCGACGAGCGTGAGCATCGGCGTGGTCGATCTGCGGCAGACCGGGCTCGACGTGGAAACCGCGATGCGCTACGGCGATATCGCCTGCTATCTCGCGAAGGAGCGCGGCCGCGACCGCGTGCATCTGGCCGTGCCCGGCGACAAGGAACTCACGCGCCATGCGAGCGAAATGTCGTGGTGCGGCCGCATCAAGGACGCGCTCGCGAACGACCGCTTCTGCCTCTATGCGCAGGACATTCAGGCCACCGACCCGCGAGCGGGCCGACACGAAGAACCGGAGCAGCACGTCGAAATCCTGTTGCGCATGGTCGGCGAACGCGGCGATATCGTGCCGCCCGGCCTTTTCATGCCGGCCGCCGAACGCTACGGCCTCATGTCGGCCATCGACCGCTGGGTCGTGCGCGCGGTCTTCTCGACGCTCGCGAACACGCCGCCGTCCGATCGCATGCAGTACGCGATCAACCTGTCGGGCGCGTCGATCGGCGACGAACGCTTCCTCCAGTTCCTCAACGAGCAGTTCGCCATCAGCGGCGTCGCGCCCTCGGCGATCTGCTTCGAAGTGACCGAAACCACCGCCGTCGCTAATCTCGCCGCCGCCGCGCGTTTCATCCGCGAGTTGAAGAAGCGCGGCTGCAAGTTCGCGCTCGACGACTTCGGCGCGGGCATGTCGTCGTTCGGCTATCTGAAGCACTTGCCGGTCGACTACATCAAGATCGACGGCGGTTTCATCAAGGACATGCTCAAAGATGCCGTTAATCGCGACATGGTCGCCGCGATCAACGACATCGGCCATTCGATGGGCCGTCTGACGATCGCGGAGTATGTCGAAAGCGAGGCGATTCTGCGCGCGTTGCGCGAGATGGGCGTCGATTTCGTTCAGGGGTTCCATGTTGGGCGCCCCGCGCCTTGGGCACAGCATGTCGAACCTATCAACATCTAA
- a CDS encoding TenA family transcriptional regulator: MDPTFQRVGDLKDIASYPAWLGDVLAETKEAKLAVVSHPIFAAMREAKLEPRQAEAFLVNGWPVVEQFPQYMAMNLQKVRYGHSRGEDLARRYLTRNIRVEQNHADYWVDWAAAHDVSKRDLMKANGPSLAYALSHWCWKSSSTDALAASIAATNFAIEGVTGEWSTLVCSTDTYANSFPVSIRRKAMRWLSLHAHYDDAHPWEALEIVATLLGNAPGVDEVHAVKRSIAMSYEYFKMSLDCCL; encoded by the coding sequence TTGGATCCGACTTTTCAGCGGGTGGGCGATTTGAAAGACATCGCAAGTTACCCGGCCTGGCTCGGCGATGTGCTGGCCGAGACCAAAGAAGCAAAGCTGGCCGTCGTCTCGCACCCCATTTTCGCGGCGATGCGCGAAGCCAAGCTCGAGCCGCGTCAGGCGGAAGCGTTCCTCGTCAACGGCTGGCCCGTCGTCGAGCAGTTTCCGCAATACATGGCGATGAACCTGCAAAAGGTCCGCTACGGGCACTCGCGCGGCGAAGACCTGGCGCGGCGCTATCTGACGCGCAATATCCGCGTCGAGCAGAACCACGCGGACTACTGGGTCGACTGGGCTGCCGCGCACGACGTGAGCAAGCGCGACCTGATGAAGGCCAACGGTCCGTCGCTCGCTTACGCGCTCAGCCACTGGTGCTGGAAGAGCAGCAGCACGGACGCGCTCGCGGCGAGCATCGCGGCGACGAACTTCGCGATCGAAGGCGTGACCGGCGAATGGTCCACGCTCGTGTGCAGCACGGACACGTACGCGAACAGCTTCCCGGTGTCGATCCGCCGCAAGGCGATGCGCTGGCTCAGCCTGCACGCGCACTACGACGACGCGCATCCGTGGGAAGCGCTCGAAATCGTCGCGACGCTGCTCGGCAATGCGCCGGGCGTCGACGAAGTGCACGCGGTCAAGCGCAGCATCGCGATGAGCTACGAGTACTTCAAGATGAGCCTCGACTGCTGCCTGTAA
- a CDS encoding OmpW family protein — MKTKQIACAAAAALCVGGAHAQAAGNIVVNAGWMHFSPQDSSEPFKINALGQTMTEPNAGASVSNADTFAVTTTYFFTDHIAAEAVLGVPPKFNLDGTGTLGAIGKLGSAREWSPTLLLKYYFGSAQSRFRPYIAAGGAYVWFSDTKLTSPMANGAFLYSSQFGNALTGPTTVSLSSSFAPVANAGFTYNFTEHWSASFSLSYMWLSARARLETQSAVGTVRSESKIKLNPIVSFLSVGYKF, encoded by the coding sequence ATGAAAACGAAGCAAATCGCGTGTGCGGCGGCCGCTGCCTTATGTGTCGGCGGCGCTCACGCACAGGCGGCGGGAAATATCGTCGTCAACGCGGGGTGGATGCACTTCTCGCCGCAGGATTCCAGCGAGCCGTTCAAGATCAACGCGCTCGGCCAGACGATGACGGAGCCGAACGCGGGCGCCTCGGTGAGCAATGCCGACACCTTCGCGGTCACGACGACCTACTTCTTCACCGACCATATCGCCGCTGAAGCCGTGCTCGGCGTGCCGCCGAAGTTCAATCTGGACGGCACGGGCACGCTCGGCGCCATCGGCAAGCTGGGTTCGGCGCGCGAATGGAGCCCGACGCTGTTGCTGAAGTACTACTTCGGCAGCGCGCAAAGCCGCTTCCGTCCGTATATCGCGGCGGGCGGCGCGTACGTGTGGTTCTCGGATACGAAACTCACCTCGCCGATGGCGAACGGCGCTTTCCTCTATTCGAGCCAGTTCGGCAATGCGCTGACCGGCCCGACGACCGTGAGCCTAAGCAGTTCGTTCGCGCCCGTGGCCAACGCCGGCTTCACGTACAACTTCACGGAGCACTGGTCGGCGTCGTTCTCGCTGTCGTACATGTGGCTGTCGGCGCGCGCGCGTCTGGAGACGCAATCGGCCGTCGGCACGGTGCGCAGCGAATCGAAGATCAAGCTCAATCCGATCGTGAGCTTCCTCTCGGTCGGCTATAAGTTCTGA
- a CDS encoding DUF3072 domain-containing protein, whose product MKGQPTGNAERQDAQDDQSDPRIDNPKASPTSNAEKDPDEWVTGDEPMTGAQASYLKTLSEEAKEPFDASLSKADASRRIDELQAKTGRGQKS is encoded by the coding sequence ATGAAAGGACAACCGACCGGAAACGCAGAGCGTCAGGATGCTCAGGACGATCAGAGCGATCCGCGTATCGACAACCCGAAGGCGTCGCCAACATCGAATGCCGAGAAGGACCCCGACGAATGGGTGACCGGCGACGAGCCGATGACGGGCGCGCAGGCGTCGTATCTGAAGACGCTTTCCGAAGAGGCGAAGGAGCCGTTCGACGCGTCGCTGTCGAAAGCGGATGCGTCGCGCCGGATCGACGAGCTTCAGGCGAAAACGGGCAGGGGACAGAAGTCCTGA
- a CDS encoding alpha/beta fold hydrolase, whose product MKRARDSLVEGMTRRVRSHASAHVARSARSAWPALAVAGTCALAAWAAVEWKRLKRTPALSEASANAGITVRTTQAGPYRMFSRQARHEGRASRVPVVLVHGLVISSRYMEPLALTLRDAIDGLDVHAPDLPGFGESPTRERALTVPELADALRLWLAARGIDKAVFIGNSFGCQILAEFAARFPGCVDKLVLQGPTVDRAARFLPAQMLRDWRNGRLERARSAAALGRIDYAKAGLLRAFATMRELVRDRIEDKLSRVQAPTLVVVGSRDPVVPLAWAREVTERLPHGELLVIEGGTHTLNYVYPHSMALAIRPFLLGGVDGVDRDNGAARA is encoded by the coding sequence GTGAAGCGGGCACGCGATTCGCTCGTCGAGGGCATGACACGACGCGTTCGATCACACGCATCCGCACACGTTGCGCGATCCGCACGCTCCGCCTGGCCTGCGCTCGCGGTAGCGGGCACCTGCGCGCTTGCGGCCTGGGCGGCCGTCGAATGGAAGCGGCTCAAGCGCACGCCCGCGCTTTCCGAAGCCAGCGCGAACGCAGGCATCACCGTACGCACGACGCAAGCCGGTCCTTACCGCATGTTTTCGCGGCAGGCGCGACACGAAGGCCGTGCTTCGCGCGTGCCGGTCGTGCTGGTACACGGCCTCGTGATTTCGAGCCGCTACATGGAGCCGCTCGCGCTCACCCTGCGCGATGCCATCGACGGCCTCGATGTTCACGCGCCCGATCTTCCCGGCTTCGGCGAAAGCCCGACGCGCGAGCGCGCGCTCACGGTGCCCGAACTCGCCGATGCGCTGCGCCTGTGGCTCGCGGCGCGCGGCATCGACAAGGCCGTGTTCATCGGCAATTCGTTCGGCTGTCAGATACTCGCGGAGTTCGCGGCGCGCTTTCCCGGCTGCGTCGACAAGCTCGTGCTGCAAGGGCCGACCGTGGATCGCGCGGCGCGGTTTCTGCCCGCGCAGATGCTGCGCGACTGGCGCAACGGGCGGCTGGAACGGGCGCGGTCGGCGGCGGCGCTCGGGCGCATCGACTATGCGAAAGCCGGACTCTTGCGCGCCTTCGCGACGATGCGCGAGCTCGTGCGCGACCGCATCGAGGACAAGCTCTCGCGCGTGCAGGCGCCGACGCTCGTCGTCGTGGGTTCGCGCGATCCAGTGGTGCCGCTCGCATGGGCGCGCGAAGTGACAGAACGCTTGCCGCATGGCGAGTTGCTCGTCATCGAAGGCGGCACGCATACGCTCAACTATGTATATCCGCATAGCATGGCGCTCGCCATTCGCCCGTTTCTGCTTGGTGGCGTCGATGGCGTCGATCGCGACAACGGAGCCGCGCGCGCATGA
- a CDS encoding MBL fold metallo-hydrolase has protein sequence MRVHHLNCISSCPLGGKLFDGRTPSLLRRGELTCHCLLIETNDGLVLVDTGFGLRDVANPQSRLSTFFLFMLKPDFREEMTAVRQIERLGFRASDVRHILMSHLDFDHAGGLDDFPQATVHMLQIERDYALAQKTWLDRQRFRPQQWSTRGNWKVHRADGEKWRGFDSVRPLPGFRDDIAFVPLPGHTFGHAGIAVRKDDRWLLLAADAYFFHTEMDAERPRCTPGLAFYQWMLEKDRAARLRNQARLRELCRTAGSELTVFCSHDPFEFERLAGRSPGIPAEHLVMA, from the coding sequence ATGCGCGTTCATCATCTGAATTGCATTTCGAGTTGTCCGCTCGGCGGCAAGCTCTTCGACGGGCGCACGCCGAGCCTATTGCGTCGCGGCGAACTCACCTGCCATTGCCTGCTGATCGAAACGAACGACGGCCTCGTGCTCGTCGATACAGGCTTCGGCCTGCGCGATGTCGCCAATCCGCAGAGCCGCCTGAGCACGTTCTTCCTGTTCATGCTGAAGCCCGATTTCCGCGAGGAAATGACGGCGGTGCGGCAGATCGAGCGGCTCGGCTTCAGGGCGAGCGATGTCCGTCACATTCTGATGAGTCATCTGGACTTCGATCACGCGGGCGGACTCGACGACTTCCCGCAAGCGACGGTTCATATGCTCCAAATCGAGCGCGACTATGCGCTCGCGCAGAAGACGTGGCTCGACCGGCAGCGGTTTCGTCCGCAGCAATGGTCGACGCGCGGCAACTGGAAAGTGCATCGCGCGGACGGCGAGAAGTGGCGCGGCTTCGACAGCGTGCGGCCGCTGCCCGGCTTTCGCGACGACATCGCTTTCGTGCCGCTGCCCGGTCACACGTTCGGACACGCGGGCATTGCCGTGCGCAAGGATGACCGGTGGCTGTTGCTCGCCGCCGATGCGTATTTCTTCCACACCGAGATGGATGCCGAGCGGCCGCGCTGCACGCCCGGCCTCGCGTTTTATCAGTGGATGCTGGAGAAGGACCGCGCGGCCCGCCTGCGCAATCAGGCGCGACTGCGGGAACTGTGCCGCACGGCCGGTTCCGAGCTGACGGTGTTTTGCAGCCACGATCCGTTCGAATTCGAGCGCCTCGCCGGACGCTCGCCCGGCATTCCGGCGGAGCATCTCGTGATGGCGTGA
- a CDS encoding OBAP family protein gives MPLAAGVVAGLAAAAGVLIGRRANAIARVGEGHSAKHRLLDLASGVMQPKYPLQAMSTWLNGFHMYADDMGRQVEAHHFCIHLRHDLHQCVIFDSNRPDARLIGIEYIISEERFRQLPAEEKRLWHSHHYEVKSGTLIAPGIPELAERAYFQDLVSTYGKTFHTWQIDRDEFPYGPPQLMMGFTQDGQVNEAMVAERDARLGVSSEDRKRRRYGIPVPDIAEGANAWESGTSVQTTLAEVPFRDVSGSS, from the coding sequence ATGCCGCTCGCGGCGGGCGTCGTCGCCGGTCTCGCGGCGGCGGCAGGCGTTCTGATCGGACGCCGCGCGAATGCCATCGCGCGCGTGGGCGAAGGTCATTCCGCCAAGCATCGACTGCTCGATCTCGCATCTGGCGTCATGCAGCCGAAGTATCCGCTTCAGGCCATGAGTACGTGGCTCAACGGCTTTCACATGTATGCGGACGACATGGGCCGTCAGGTCGAGGCGCATCACTTCTGCATTCATCTCCGGCACGACCTGCATCAATGCGTGATCTTCGATTCGAACCGGCCGGACGCGCGTCTCATCGGCATCGAATACATCATTTCGGAAGAGCGGTTCCGGCAGTTGCCGGCGGAAGAAAAACGCCTGTGGCACAGCCACCACTACGAAGTGAAGTCCGGCACTCTGATTGCGCCGGGCATTCCGGAACTCGCCGAGCGCGCCTATTTTCAGGACCTCGTGTCGACGTACGGCAAGACGTTTCATACGTGGCAGATCGATCGCGACGAATTTCCGTACGGCCCGCCGCAACTGATGATGGGCTTCACGCAGGACGGTCAGGTGAACGAGGCGATGGTCGCCGAACGCGACGCGCGTCTCGGCGTCTCGTCCGAAGACCGCAAGCGCAGACGCTACGGCATTCCGGTGCCGGACATCGCGGAAGGCGCGAATGCGTGGGAAAGCGGCACGTCGGTGCAGACGACGCTCGCCGAAGTCCCGTTCAGGGACGTGAGCGGGTCGTCGTGA
- a CDS encoding DUF2795 domain-containing protein encodes MRMANNQSGGSNSMFIDMQKALKGIDYPADKQTLLDTARSNGASEEVTNALDALPDQEYESPAAVSKAVGQES; translated from the coding sequence ATGAGAATGGCGAACAACCAGTCCGGCGGATCGAACAGCATGTTCATCGACATGCAGAAGGCGCTGAAAGGCATCGACTATCCCGCCGACAAGCAGACGCTCCTCGACACCGCTCGCAGCAACGGCGCGAGCGAGGAGGTCACGAACGCGCTCGACGCGTTGCCCGATCAGGAATACGAAAGTCCCGCAGCCGTATCGAAGGCGGTGGGCCAGGAGAGTTGA
- a CDS encoding DUF3597 domain-containing protein: MSIFSTILNKIFPHDHPAATASGGATPPAANNAAGGATAAAQASPTATSAAPATSGAEPARPPVTPMPEVDVEAILSQKQQQHGANLNWRTSIVDLMKLLDLDSSLQARKELATELHYTGNTDDSASMNIWLHKEVMKKLAENGGKVPDDLKS, encoded by the coding sequence ATGAGCATTTTTTCGACCATTCTGAACAAGATTTTCCCGCACGATCACCCGGCCGCCACCGCATCGGGCGGCGCGACACCGCCTGCCGCGAACAATGCCGCGGGCGGCGCGACGGCAGCGGCGCAGGCCAGCCCGACCGCGACGTCGGCGGCGCCGGCCACGTCGGGCGCCGAACCCGCGCGTCCGCCCGTCACGCCGATGCCTGAAGTCGATGTCGAAGCCATCCTCTCGCAGAAACAGCAGCAGCACGGCGCCAATCTCAACTGGCGCACGTCGATCGTCGACCTGATGAAACTGCTCGACCTCGACAGCAGCCTTCAGGCGCGCAAGGAACTCGCAACCGAGCTGCACTACACGGGCAACACGGACGACTCCGCATCCATGAACATCTGGCTGCATAAGGAAGTGATGAAAAAGCTCGCCGAGAACGGCGGCAAGGTTCCGGACGACCTGAAGAGCTGA
- a CDS encoding DUF6723 family protein: MKEPVSRRAKLVLFPWKKDHAAKPGLNEDDYAVYASYRPHVSGGFVGTLKVVRLTDARLLYPFDGAEELGPFDSKDAAKNAAQTRGKQIVDADLKTPEL, encoded by the coding sequence ATGAAAGAACCGGTCTCGCGACGCGCGAAGCTCGTCTTGTTCCCGTGGAAGAAGGACCATGCGGCCAAGCCCGGCCTCAACGAAGACGACTACGCGGTGTACGCGTCGTATCGGCCGCACGTGAGCGGCGGCTTCGTCGGCACGCTGAAGGTGGTGCGGCTGACGGATGCGCGCCTGCTCTATCCCTTCGACGGCGCCGAGGAACTCGGTCCGTTCGATTCGAAGGATGCCGCGAAGAACGCGGCGCAGACGCGCGGCAAGCAGATCGTCGACGCGGATCTCAAGACGCCCGAACTCTGA
- a CDS encoding MgtC/SapB family protein, with amino-acid sequence MGLMPLTLEWRDVFTRLLLAAVAGILIGFDRGESGKVAGLRTTLLVCLAACLSMLEVNALLSQSGKTPESFVQMDVMRLPLGILSGVGFIGAGAIMRKDGLVKGVTTAATLWFVTVVGLCFGGGQLGLGVAGVVLGIVVLWFMKAIEVRIPRENQAQLKITYEPGRFSKEALIESMRARGCRLAAVAGASGQPGNRVEERYEVRWYGAPNARELPPFAEWAMKAGAAQTEWSLTR; translated from the coding sequence ATGGGGCTGATGCCGCTCACCCTCGAATGGCGCGACGTCTTCACACGCCTGCTGCTAGCCGCGGTGGCGGGCATCCTGATCGGCTTCGACCGGGGCGAATCCGGCAAGGTCGCGGGCCTGCGCACGACGCTGCTCGTCTGCCTCGCCGCGTGCCTCTCCATGCTCGAAGTCAACGCGCTGCTGTCCCAGTCCGGCAAGACGCCGGAGTCCTTTGTTCAGATGGACGTGATGCGCCTGCCGCTCGGCATCCTGTCGGGCGTCGGATTCATCGGCGCGGGCGCCATCATGCGCAAGGACGGACTCGTCAAAGGCGTGACGACGGCCGCGACCCTGTGGTTCGTGACGGTGGTCGGCCTGTGCTTCGGCGGCGGACAACTCGGGCTCGGCGTCGCGGGCGTCGTGCTCGGCATCGTCGTGCTGTGGTTCATGAAGGCAATCGAAGTGCGGATTCCGCGCGAAAATCAGGCACAACTGAAGATCACCTACGAGCCCGGACGCTTCTCGAAGGAAGCGCTCATCGAATCGATGCGCGCGCGCGGTTGCCGCCTCGCCGCCGTGGCGGGAGCGTCGGGACAGCCGGGAAATCGCGTCGAGGAGCGTTACGAGGTGCGCTGGTACGGCGCGCCCAATGCGCGCGAATTGCCGCCGTTCGCCGAATGGGCGATGAAGGCGGGCGCGGCGCAGACCGAATGGTCCCTCACGCGATGA
- a CDS encoding L-dopachrome tautomerase-related protein encodes MYRLSRCVAAASLAFAFVAQSALAEDPSGDVAASERHGGGRLQLVARFEHQVTGVTVSPTGRTFVNFPRWTEDAPISVAELGASGDLRPFPDAEWNAWRNARRDEISPEDHWVCVQSVVADKQGNLWVLDPGAPAQSLVVPGAPKLAQIDLSTNQIAHVFHFDESIAPQGSYLNDVRLSPDGRFVYITDSGARGAIVVIDRTTGVARRLLDGDPSTQSDKTVTVTVDGKPLRQTDGRGVNFSADGIALTPDGRYLYWQAVKGKTLYRIATDALQNPQLSAQQVSSRVETVGIDGPADGLLFDRRGRLYVSGVEDHAVRVREGDRLWTLLRDPQLRWPDTFTQGPDGTVYVTDSRIPDMSWFKPDNPIALPTSLYAIRRR; translated from the coding sequence ATGTACCGACTGAGCCGCTGTGTCGCCGCCGCAAGCCTCGCATTTGCATTCGTCGCGCAATCCGCGCTCGCAGAGGACCCATCGGGCGATGTCGCCGCGAGCGAGCGTCACGGCGGCGGGCGGCTGCAACTCGTCGCGCGTTTTGAACATCAGGTCACGGGCGTGACCGTCTCGCCGACGGGCCGCACCTTCGTCAATTTCCCGCGCTGGACGGAGGACGCGCCGATCTCGGTGGCGGAGCTGGGCGCGAGCGGCGACCTGCGGCCGTTCCCGGATGCCGAGTGGAACGCGTGGCGCAACGCGCGCCGCGACGAGATTTCGCCCGAGGATCATTGGGTGTGCGTGCAGTCGGTCGTGGCGGACAAGCAGGGCAATCTCTGGGTGCTGGACCCCGGCGCGCCGGCGCAGTCGCTCGTCGTGCCGGGCGCGCCGAAGCTCGCGCAGATCGATCTTTCGACGAACCAGATCGCGCATGTGTTTCACTTCGATGAGAGCATCGCGCCGCAAGGCAGCTATCTGAACGACGTGCGCCTGAGCCCGGACGGCCGCTTCGTCTACATCACCGATTCCGGGGCGCGTGGCGCGATCGTCGTGATCGACCGGACGACGGGCGTCGCGCGGCGCCTGCTCGACGGCGATCCGAGCACGCAGTCGGACAAGACCGTGACCGTGACCGTCGATGGCAAGCCGCTGCGGCAGACCGATGGCCGCGGCGTGAACTTCTCCGCCGACGGCATCGCGCTCACGCCCGACGGCCGCTACCTGTACTGGCAGGCGGTGAAGGGCAAGACGCTGTATCGCATTGCCACCGACGCGCTGCAGAATCCGCAACTGAGCGCGCAGCAGGTGTCGTCGCGCGTGGAGACGGTGGGCATCGACGGTCCGGCGGACGGCCTGCTCTTCGACCGGCGCGGCCGGCTGTATGTGTCGGGCGTCGAGGATCACGCGGTGCGCGTGCGCGAGGGCGACCGGCTCTGGACGCTGCTGCGCGATCCGCAGTTGCGCTGGCCCGACACGTTCACGCAAGGCCCGGACGGCACCGTGTACGTGACCGACTCGCGCATACCGGACATGAGCTGGTTCAAGCCCGATAACCCGATCGCGCTGCCGACTTCGCTGTATGCGATTCGGCGGAGGTGA